A single Camarhynchus parvulus chromosome 5, STF_HiC, whole genome shotgun sequence DNA region contains:
- the ISM2 gene encoding isthmin-2, producing the protein MPLIRGKVVLILGFVFLTTFLAAVRGLPVRGKPRSSTPKERSSKLAEVSASSSPRSAGDEELSPSGRARGLRRSGQAGLRRHRRRGLAQQAARSPVLPQPSAAGQEESLPFMLDLQNLPGLANVDLSAQNPNIQVTIEVVDDPQAEMEMDLLKETSNDWSLTSSEWLSHKDLFWPLFWEYTDPAEGEEEEEDEEEEEEEEEDDNLDVGDREEEEEDDDEEEDYTTDYEEEESMLSGVGGNWEQRWPGQKNWIFKEKYNYDYEDEEEWSPWSPCSITCGSGNQKRTRSCGYACTATESRTCDLTHCPGAEREMVFPTEETPFKSDNSTELFNSEVDSCEKWLNCKSDFLTKYLSKVLTDLPSCPCSYPLEAVYSAVNLRDEQRGKSFRWRDASGPKERLDIYKPTARFCLRSMLSLDSTTLAAQHCCYDEHTRLITRGKGAGVPNLISTEFSPELHYKVDMLPWILCKGDWSRYHAVRPPNNGQRCADNPAEEEYLSQLQEAKEY; encoded by the exons atgCCTCTGATTAGAGGGAAAGTCGTGCTCATCCTCGGATTCGTCTTCCTGACAACTTTCCTGGCTGCGGTGAGAGGGCTGCCCGTGAGGGGGAAACCGCGCAGCAGTACCCCGAAGGAGAGGAGCTCCAAGCTGGCGGAG GTGTCAGCATCATCCAGCCCCCGCTCAGCAGGGGACGAGGAGCTGTCCCCCTCGGGCAGGGCACGGGGGCTGCGGCGCAGCGGGCAGGCTGGCCTGCGCCGGCACAGGCGCAGAGGGCTGGCTCAGCAGGCTGccaggagccctgtgctgccccagcccagtgctgctggccaggaGGAGAGCCTGCCCTTCATGCTGGACCTGCAGAACTTGCCGGGGCTGGCCAACGTGGACCTGAGTGCCCAGAACCCCAACATCCAG GTGACCATTGAAGTGGTGGATGATCCTCAGGCTGAGATGGAGATGGACTTGTTGAAGGAGACAAGCAATGACTGGTCTCTGACATCCTCTGAGTGGCTGTCTCACAAGGACCTATTCTGGCCCCTCTTCTGGGAATACACTGACCCTgctgagggggaggaggaggaggaagatgaagaggaggaggaagaggaggaagaggatgacaACCTGGATGTAGGGGacagggaggaagaagaagaggatgaTGATGAAGAGGAAGATTACACAACAGATTATGAGGAGGAGGAGTCCATGCTTAGTGGAGTAGGTGGTAACTGGGAGCAGCGATGGCCCGGGCAGAAAAACTGGatctttaaggaaaaatacaatTACG ACTATGAAGATGAGGAGGAGTGGAGCCCATGGTCCCCTTGCAGCATCACCTGTGGCAGTGGCAACCAGAAGAGGACCCGTTCCTGTGGCTATGCCTGCACAGCGACAGAGTCGAGGACCTGCGATCTGACACACTGCCCTG GAGCAGAAAGAGAGATGGTCTTCCCCACAGAGGAGACACCTTTCAAAAGCGacaacagcacagagctgttcaACTCAG AGGTGGACAGCTGTGAGAAGTGGCTGAACTGCAAGAGCGACTTCCTCACCAAGTACCTGAGCAAGGTGCTGACGgacctgcccagctgcccctgctcctaCCCGCTGGAGGCCGTCTACAGCGCCGTCAACCTGCGCGACGAGCAGCGGGGCAAGAGCTTCCGATGGCGGGACGCCAGCGGGCCCAAGGAGCGCCTGGACATCTACAAGCCCACGGCGCGCTTCTGCCTGCGCTCCATGCTCTCCCTGGACAGCACCACGctggctgcccagcactgctgctatGACGAGCACACCCGCCTCATCACCCGCGGCAAGGGCGCCGGCGTCCCCAACCTCATCAGCACCGAGTTCTCTCCGGAGCTGCACTACAAGGTGGACATGCTGCCCTGGATCCTCTGCAAGGGGGACTGGAGCCGCTATCACGCCGTCCGGCCCCCCAACAATGGCCAGCGCTGTGCCGACAACCCCGCCGAGGAGGAGtacctgtcccagctgcaggaggccaAGGAGTACTAG